In Deltaproteobacteria bacterium, one genomic interval encodes:
- a CDS encoding malate dehydrogenase: MALFTPQEALEYHSKGRPGKIEVVPIKPCKTQKHLSMAYSPGVAEACRAIAADPNLSYTYTGRRNLVAVVSNGTAVLGLGNIGPHAGKPVMEGKGVLFKVFADVDVFDINLDVKDPDKLCEIVKAMEPTFGGINLEDIKAPECFYIEERLKKEMGIPVFHDDQHGTAIISGAGILNALEITGKRIEDLRLVVSGAGAGAIACTRFYVALGFQPENIAMFDSRGHIHAGRTDLNEHKKFFATKKQFSSLGEAMKGADCFLGLSVANAVTPDMVKSMNKEPIIFACANPDPEIGYFEAKDARPDAIMGTGRSDYPNQINNVLGFPFIFRGALDAEATDINEEMKVAASRALAALAKEPAPDYVLEAYGVKTLTFGPDYIIPKPLDLRLIEFESAAVAEAAMKTGVARRTLDLNQYRLDLRRRITESRQRIAQYVDTYHLDI, translated from the coding sequence ATGGCACTCTTCACCCCTCAGGAAGCGCTCGAATACCATTCCAAGGGTCGACCCGGAAAAATCGAGGTCGTCCCCATCAAACCCTGCAAGACCCAGAAGCACCTGTCCATGGCCTACAGCCCGGGCGTGGCCGAGGCCTGCCGGGCCATCGCCGCCGACCCGAACCTCTCCTACACCTACACCGGACGACGCAACCTCGTAGCCGTGGTCTCCAACGGCACGGCCGTCCTGGGACTGGGCAACATCGGTCCACACGCCGGCAAGCCGGTCATGGAAGGCAAGGGCGTCCTCTTCAAGGTCTTTGCCGACGTGGACGTCTTCGACATCAACCTGGACGTCAAGGACCCGGACAAGCTCTGCGAAATCGTCAAGGCCATGGAGCCAACCTTCGGAGGCATCAACCTCGAGGACATCAAGGCTCCGGAATGCTTTTACATCGAGGAACGCCTCAAAAAAGAGATGGGCATCCCGGTTTTTCACGACGACCAGCACGGCACGGCCATCATCTCCGGGGCCGGTATCCTGAACGCCTTGGAGATCACCGGCAAACGCATCGAGGATCTCCGCCTCGTGGTCAGCGGGGCCGGGGCCGGGGCCATCGCCTGCACCAGGTTCTATGTTGCCCTTGGCTTCCAACCCGAGAATATCGCCATGTTCGACTCCCGTGGCCACATCCATGCCGGCCGGACCGACCTGAACGAACACAAAAAATTCTTCGCCACCAAAAAGCAATTTTCGTCCCTTGGCGAGGCCATGAAGGGCGCGGACTGCTTCCTGGGTCTGTCCGTGGCCAATGCCGTGACTCCGGACATGGTCAAGTCCATGAACAAGGAACCCATCATTTTCGCCTGCGCCAACCCCGACCCGGAAATCGGATACTTCGAGGCCAAGGACGCCCGGCCGGACGCCATCATGGGAACCGGGCGCTCCGACTACCCCAACCAGATCAACAACGTCCTGGGCTTTCCCTTCATCTTCCGAGGCGCTTTGGACGCCGAGGCCACGGACATCAACGAGGAGATGAAGGTCGCCGCCTCCCGGGCTCTGGCCGCTCTGGCCAAGGAGCCGGCTCCGGACTATGTTCTCGAGGCCTATGGGGTCAAAACCCTGACCTTCGGACCCGACTACATCATTCCCAAGCCCCTGGACCTGCGGCTGATCGAGTTCGAATCCGCGGCCGTGGCCGAGGCGGCCATGAAAACCGGAGTGGCCCGTCGGACTTTGGATTTGAACCAGTACCGGCTTGATTTGCGTCGGAGAATCACCGAGTCCCGCCAGCGCATCGCACAATACGTTGACACCTATCACCTCGATATCTGA
- a CDS encoding DegQ family serine endoprotease produces MEVSFMKKYCLLFVFLFSVSALPVPAFSKLPDFTALTENVGPAVVNISTVKMVSTRQPFPRFFGPGQKEGPFRDFFDQFEDFFSNRGMQPRKQRSLGSGFIISKDGYIVTNNHVVSEADEVIVNLLKSDGSEEPLTAKVVGTDPETDLALLKVEAKRDLPVIDFGDSDDMKVGQWVLAIGNPFGLDHTVTAGIISAKGRTIGAGPYDNFLQTDASINPGNSGGPLVNMDGEVIGINTAIIASGQGIGFAIPSNMAKTVIKQIRDHGKVKRGWLGVTIQNVDENTAKALGLKEARGALVASVAVGDPADKAGVKPGDVITHVDGTQVADANDLTQKIGRLLPGTKVTIEVWRKEKPQKLDLVLDDRQGKVSATQLATTEKQGPAIMGLTVRPVTDDEAKALNLDSGQGLLVVEVDPTSAAADSGVQAGDVILEANQEPVASAEDLQKAMAAAEESGVVLLYLKRSGQNTFVTVPLAKNGN; encoded by the coding sequence ATGGAGGTTTCGTTCATGAAAAAATACTGTCTTTTATTTGTATTTTTGTTCAGCGTCTCGGCCCTACCCGTACCGGCCTTTTCCAAACTCCCCGACTTCACCGCTCTGACCGAAAATGTCGGCCCGGCAGTAGTCAATATAAGCACAGTCAAAATGGTCTCGACCCGTCAGCCCTTTCCTCGCTTTTTCGGTCCGGGTCAGAAGGAAGGCCCCTTCAGGGACTTCTTCGACCAATTCGAAGATTTTTTCAGTAACAGGGGCATGCAGCCCCGTAAGCAGAGATCCCTGGGGTCAGGTTTCATCATCTCAAAGGACGGATACATCGTGACCAACAACCACGTCGTGTCCGAGGCCGATGAGGTCATCGTCAACCTCCTCAAGTCCGACGGCAGCGAAGAACCCCTGACGGCTAAAGTCGTCGGCACCGACCCCGAGACGGATCTGGCCCTTTTGAAGGTTGAGGCCAAACGGGACCTGCCGGTCATCGACTTCGGCGATTCCGACGACATGAAGGTCGGTCAATGGGTTCTGGCCATTGGGAACCCCTTTGGACTCGACCATACCGTGACAGCCGGGATCATCAGCGCCAAGGGTCGCACCATCGGAGCCGGGCCTTACGACAATTTTCTGCAGACCGACGCATCCATCAACCCCGGCAACAGCGGCGGTCCTCTGGTGAACATGGACGGCGAGGTCATCGGCATCAACACGGCCATCATCGCCAGTGGGCAGGGCATCGGCTTCGCCATACCCAGTAACATGGCCAAGACGGTCATCAAGCAGATCCGGGATCACGGCAAGGTCAAGAGGGGCTGGCTTGGGGTCACCATCCAAAACGTGGACGAGAACACCGCCAAGGCCTTGGGACTCAAGGAAGCCCGCGGGGCACTGGTGGCCTCGGTGGCCGTCGGCGACCCGGCCGACAAGGCTGGGGTCAAGCCCGGCGACGTCATCACCCACGTCGATGGGACCCAGGTTGCCGACGCCAACGACCTGACCCAGAAGATCGGTCGTCTCCTGCCTGGAACCAAGGTCACCATCGAGGTCTGGCGTAAAGAAAAGCCCCAAAAACTCGACTTGGTCCTAGATGATCGGCAGGGCAAGGTTTCGGCCACCCAACTGGCCACAACGGAAAAACAAGGCCCAGCGATCATGGGTCTCACCGTCAGGCCCGTAACCGACGACGAGGCCAAGGCCTTGAATCTCGACTCAGGCCAGGGACTCCTGGTCGTGGAGGTCGATCCGACCTCGGCGGCCGCGGACAGTGGGGTCCAGGCCGGAGACGTCATCCTCGAAGCCAATCAAGAACCCGTGGCCAGCGCCGAAGACTTGCAGAAAGCCATGGCCGCGGCCGAGGAGAGCGGCGTGGTTCTGCTGTATCTGAAACGAAGTGGCCAAAACACCTTTGTAACCGTTCCCCTGGCCAAAAACGGCAACTGA
- the ispE gene encoding 4-(cytidine 5'-diphospho)-2-C-methyl-D-erythritol kinase, producing the protein MYTHRILVAGCKINLYLRITGRRPDGYHDLDTLFYPLGTPSDRIAITPRSGPSNLTISCSDPLLQGPNNILNRVYFLYQAKTGRALPNLHIRLTKGIPTGAGLGGGSSDAAALLRYLDGPDPVGTNLLQSMARTLGADVPFFLQDRPAWAQGIGDRLSPVEFRIPAKHLLLIFPPLSVSTAWAYHAWDALDVEKPWKSPELTSTFPEAKQSPFRNGVYLYNDFERVVFPRHKALRHLKIKLLTCGALGCLMTGSGSCLFGLFEDQRGLDRARKYLNRHSFPHHSHGI; encoded by the coding sequence ATGTACACTCATCGAATCCTGGTCGCCGGTTGCAAAATCAACCTCTATCTGCGCATCACCGGCCGACGTCCCGACGGTTACCATGACCTCGACACTCTGTTCTATCCATTGGGAACTCCCAGCGACCGGATTGCAATCACCCCCCGCTCCGGTCCTTCAAATTTGACCATCTCCTGCAGCGACCCTCTTCTTCAAGGTCCGAACAACATCCTCAATCGAGTCTACTTTCTCTATCAAGCCAAGACCGGACGGGCACTGCCGAACCTCCACATCCGCCTGACCAAGGGCATCCCCACGGGAGCGGGTCTGGGCGGTGGCAGTTCCGATGCCGCAGCTCTGCTTCGATATCTGGACGGACCCGACCCTGTGGGGACAAACCTGCTCCAGTCCATGGCCCGTACCCTCGGCGCAGACGTGCCTTTCTTCCTGCAAGACCGGCCAGCCTGGGCCCAAGGCATTGGAGACCGACTTTCGCCGGTGGAATTCAGAATTCCGGCCAAGCATCTTCTTCTGATCTTTCCACCACTTTCGGTTTCCACGGCTTGGGCCTATCATGCATGGGACGCCCTCGATGTTGAGAAACCATGGAAATCACCCGAGTTGACAAGCACATTCCCTGAAGCTAAACAGTCCCCCTTCAGGAATGGGGTATATCTGTACAACGATTTTGAAAGAGTCGTCTTTCCGAGACATAAGGCTCTCCGACATCTGAAAATCAAGCTCCTGACCTGCGGAGCCCTCGGATGCCTCATGACTGGATCCGGATCCTGCCTGTTCGGCCTCTTCGAGGACCAACGAGGTTTGGATCGGGCTCGTAAATATTTGAACCGGCATTCTTTCCCGCACCACTCGCACGGAATCTGA
- a CDS encoding ribose-phosphate pyrophosphokinase: MPGHGNLKIVSGNANPQLAEAICDHLGDRLTPTLVSRFSDGEIRIEVGDNVRGDDVFVVQSTCSPVNDNLMELLLMLDALKRASAERVTAVVPYYGYARQDRKVGPRVPISAKLVADCMTVAGVDRLLTVDLHSGQIQGFFNIPVDNLYAAQILLQYMRELGTELVVVSPDAGGTERARAYAKRLGAGLAIVDKRRNEPNKAQAMRVIGDVEGKVAIVLDDMIDTAGTMCEAGKLIAENGAKKVVACATHPILSGQAIERLEASDFSEVIVTDTIPLKEQARRSEKFKVISVGGLIAKAIHNIHSESSVSVLFN, translated from the coding sequence ATGCCAGGACACGGCAATCTAAAAATCGTTTCCGGCAACGCCAACCCACAACTGGCCGAAGCCATCTGCGACCATCTTGGAGACCGGTTGACCCCGACCCTGGTCAGCCGATTCAGCGATGGCGAAATCCGTATTGAGGTCGGCGACAACGTCCGGGGCGACGATGTTTTCGTTGTCCAATCCACCTGTTCACCGGTCAACGACAACCTTATGGAACTCCTGCTCATGCTTGATGCCTTAAAACGGGCCAGCGCCGAAAGGGTCACGGCCGTGGTTCCCTATTACGGCTACGCCCGACAGGATAGAAAAGTCGGGCCGAGAGTGCCCATCAGCGCCAAGCTGGTAGCCGACTGCATGACGGTGGCCGGCGTTGACCGACTTCTGACCGTTGACCTCCACTCGGGACAGATCCAGGGTTTTTTCAACATCCCCGTGGACAATCTCTACGCCGCCCAGATCCTCCTCCAGTATATGCGGGAACTGGGAACCGAGCTGGTCGTCGTATCCCCAGATGCCGGGGGGACGGAGCGTGCCAGGGCGTACGCCAAACGCCTTGGAGCCGGTCTGGCCATCGTTGACAAACGCCGCAATGAACCGAATAAGGCCCAGGCTATGCGGGTCATCGGAGATGTCGAGGGTAAAGTGGCCATCGTTCTTGATGATATGATCGATACCGCCGGAACCATGTGCGAAGCGGGCAAACTCATCGCTGAAAACGGAGCGAAGAAAGTGGTCGCCTGCGCCACCCATCCGATCCTTTCCGGCCAGGCCATTGAACGACTTGAGGCCTCGGACTTTTCGGAAGTCATCGTCACCGACACCATTCCGCTGAAAGAGCAGGCCCGCAGGTCCGAAAAATTCAAGGTCATCAGCGTCGGAGGCCTGATTGCCAAGGCCATTCACAATATTCACTCGGAATCGTCGGTCAGCGTGCTCTTCAACTGA
- a CDS encoding 50S ribosomal protein L25, which produces MSNELQLTAETRAEKGKGPNRRLKAQGFVPGVYYNAHGENILVKMSAINFTKVLTKAGYNKVVTLLIDRDGAVETKPCLIWDVKSHPFKPRYEHVDFLGIDPDREVTLTVPVVTTGKAKGVVKGGMLEWYRNTVDIVCLPKDIPDNITIDITLLDGGEKICVRDLPMPAGVQVIFDDNFAVLTIKAKGKASDEDGDQTAE; this is translated from the coding sequence ATGTCCAACGAACTGCAGCTTACGGCTGAAACCCGTGCCGAAAAGGGCAAGGGTCCGAATCGACGGCTCAAGGCCCAAGGTTTCGTACCCGGCGTCTATTACAACGCCCACGGAGAGAACATCCTGGTCAAAATGTCGGCTATCAACTTTACCAAAGTCCTGACCAAGGCCGGTTACAACAAGGTCGTCACCCTGCTCATCGACCGTGACGGTGCCGTCGAGACCAAGCCTTGCCTGATTTGGGACGTCAAGAGCCATCCCTTCAAGCCCCGCTACGAACATGTCGATTTTCTCGGCATAGATCCAGACCGCGAAGTCACTCTGACCGTTCCCGTCGTGACCACCGGCAAGGCCAAGGGCGTCGTCAAGGGCGGGATGCTCGAATGGTATCGGAACACAGTGGACATCGTCTGCCTGCCCAAGGACATCCCCGACAACATCACCATCGACATTACACTGCTCGATGGAGGAGAAAAGATCTGCGTTAGGGATCTGCCCATGCCCGCCGGGGTCCAGGTGATCTTCGACGACAATTTCGCCGTGCTGACCATCAAGGCGAAAGGCAAGGCTTCGGACGAGGATGGAGATCAAACGGCCGAGTGA